Within Methanobrevibacter sp., the genomic segment GTTTCAATATCTTCAGGATATACTTCGGCTTCACTATATTTTTTATTGTAATAAGGAATTTTATTAAAAGCTCTTTTTACTATTGCTTGAAGTTTTTTTAATTGTAGTTCTTCAAGTTCTTCTCTTGGCATACATTCTTTTTCTTTGTCCCAAATCATGGTTTTACCTATAATAATTACTTGATTAGTTATTTATTTTTTTATAATTTTAAATTTAATGTTTGCTCTGCCTATTTTTTCATCTGTTTAATAAAAGTTGTTTTATAATTTTTCTATTAAAATTGTTTTTATTTTTTTATTTAAGTTTATTTTAATTTTTTATAAAAATCCTTTAAACCTTTTTATTTTCAGTTTTTCCCAATTATAATTGTTATAAGTCTTTGGATTTTTAATTTTCTATAAAAACAATTTATATAGTATAATTTATAAATTATTAATCATATTGGAATTTCAATAAAATATGGTGAGAAAAAATGGATATAATGAATATGTTATGGCAATTGGGAGTAATTGCCGCCGTTTTAGTATTTGGGTTTAAGTTAGGTTTGGCTTCAGGCCTTGCGGACATACCTAAAAAATTATTTGCAGGCATTTGCGGTAGTTATGCTATAGGTGTTTTAATAGTTTCATATATTGCTTCATTTTTCGCAGATGAATTAACTGCAGCTATTTATTCATATAACAGTTTGTTTTATGTTTTAATGGCACTTATTATGATTTTTGCAGGTTTATTAACAATTAGGGAGTGGAAAGTGCATGAGAAAAACACAAGCACTGCTACTTGTTTGGTTGTTATCGCACCATGCCCATGTTGTTTCGGATCAATAGTAGTAAGCATATTGGTTGTTGCTCCAGCTATTGGTATAGGAATATTTCATTTAAGCATAATTGTAGCTATTGCATTAGTCGCTGTTATGGCAATAACATTTTTTGCTTCAAATACTATCATGAACCTTATTAAAAAACCATATCCTATTGTTTTAGGTAATTTTATGCTATTTTTAGGAGCTTATTTCCTATTATCTGCTATTGTAATCCCAAATGTTATAGAAGCATTAGGAAAAAGTTCAAATTCTCTTAGTATATCCTCTCCTGGAACAATTTTGGGAGTAATTTTAATAATTGTTTTATTGATTATTGTAGGCGTAATTTTGAATAAAAGAAGTGAAGCTCTTTTAAAATAATGATTTGGTGATATTATGAGTACAACTATAGCAGGCAGCGAATATTTGACAGGAACTTTGGATGTAATCTCTCAAAGTTTGTCTATTCCTGTTCTGGTTATTTTATTAATTTTGGTGGCTATTTCAATCATAGTTTTAGGTGGTTTTATATCAGAATATACTTCAAGAAAGAAGGTTTCGGTTTCTACGATTTCTGATGCTATTTTCAGCATAAGCACTGCCCTTTCAATTGAGGATTTAAAAAATATTATTGATAATGTGAAAATTCCAAATTCACAAAAGAAGATTTTAACCGAAATAGCTGACTCCAAACAGTTGGATAAGGTAACAAGAGAAGCGTTAGCACGTAAGCTAGTTGAAAATGAGGAAGAAAAAATTGATAAAACTTTAGAAAAAACTGATATTATTACACGTATTGGGCCAACTTTAGGTTTGATGGGTACCTTAATTCCTATGGGGCCAGGTCTTGCAGCATTAGGTGCTGGGGATATTAATTTACTTGCAGATTCATTGACTGTTGCATTTAACACAACAATTGTTGGTATTGGTTGTGGTGCATTATGTTATGTAATTTCCAAAATCAGAAGAAGATGGTATGATAAATACATTTCAGATTTAGATGCCTTATCTGATGCTGTTCTAGATTATATGGGTAGATAAGGGGATTTTTTATGGTTAGAAAAAAGCAAAGAAGACGTAGGCATTCTCAGGTTGAAGAGGATCCTATGGCTGGAACTGCTAACCTTGTAGATGCAATGCTTGTTATTGCTGTAGGTTTTTTAATTTTCATCGTTATGAGTTGGAATATGCAAAGCGTTGTATTTTCCGACATGTCCCAGGATGAAAAGCAAAAGGTCATGGAACAAATGAAGCAGGTTAGTGAAGTGGATCAGGGTAAACTACTAAATGAAACTCCTGATGTGTCAGAAAGCTCAGGTCAGGGGTATATGGAAATGGGTAAGGTTTATAAGGATCCGTCATCGGGTAAGCTTATTATGGTTGAGGGTTAACCTCAAATTATTTTTTCTTTTTTTTTCAAAATTTTTATATATTCTTATAGCTAATATTTCTATGGTGATTTTTTATGGAATTTTGTCCGGATTGCGGTTCTGTATTACTTCCAAAAAACGGAAAATTAAAATGTAGCTGTGGCTATGAATCAGATTTAGATGATAAAGAGAATTATAAAGTTGAGGGTGAGATCAATCCTCAAATGGAAGTTCTAGTTACTGA encodes:
- a CDS encoding DUF2162 domain-containing protein, whose translation is MDIMNMLWQLGVIAAVLVFGFKLGLASGLADIPKKLFAGICGSYAIGVLIVSYIASFFADELTAAIYSYNSLFYVLMALIMIFAGLLTIREWKVHEKNTSTATCLVVIAPCPCCFGSIVVSILVVAPAIGIGIFHLSIIVAIALVAVMAITFFASNTIMNLIKKPYPIVLGNFMLFLGAYFLLSAIVIPNVIEALGKSSNSLSISSPGTILGVILIIVLLIIVGVILNKRSEALLK
- a CDS encoding MotA/TolQ/ExbB proton channel family protein, producing the protein MSTTIAGSEYLTGTLDVISQSLSIPVLVILLILVAISIIVLGGFISEYTSRKKVSVSTISDAIFSISTALSIEDLKNIIDNVKIPNSQKKILTEIADSKQLDKVTREALARKLVENEEEKIDKTLEKTDIITRIGPTLGLMGTLIPMGPGLAALGAGDINLLADSLTVAFNTTIVGIGCGALCYVISKIRRRWYDKYISDLDALSDAVLDYMGR
- a CDS encoding DUF2149 domain-containing protein, which translates into the protein MVRKKQRRRRHSQVEEDPMAGTANLVDAMLVIAVGFLIFIVMSWNMQSVVFSDMSQDEKQKVMEQMKQVSEVDQGKLLNETPDVSESSGQGYMEMGKVYKDPSSGKLIMVEG